DNA sequence from the Thermodesulfitimonas autotrophica genome:
GGTTCCCGGTGCTAAGGAACTTGCGGGTCTCCTGGGTAATAAGGAGGGGCTGAAGATGCTGGCGGGACTGCTTACGAACCGGGAGGTCATGGAAAAGGTGGTCCCGCTTCTGCAGCGGCTCGGCGGGGGACAAAATCCCGGGCCGAAGGGGCATCCCGATAATGGAAAAGAGGTGCCCGGGAGCAGGAAAAGCCAGGGGCGCGAGGTAATCCACTGGGATTTTGGGCGGAATGATGTGCGCAAGTAAAAAAGCACACCCGTTACTGGCTGGCATATACTGGAAAACAGGGAGGGATCCACGATGGCTGATTATAAAACTCAGGACCTCATCTGGTTTATCATCCTTTTTCTCCTGGCGCCCTTCATCCTTTTCCTAATCCTGCTCTGGTTGATCATTGCTTGCCCGAATGAGGTTTTGCCCGGGGGATCTCAAGCCGGTGCGGTGTAGCCGAGGTAAGCGGTGTAGAGGCTGCTGCTCCGGGCGAGTTCGCTCGGGCTGCCAGAGAGGACGATTCGTCCCTGCTCCAGGAGCACAGCGCGGTCTGCGACTTTGAGTGCGGCCCGCGCGTTTTGTTCTACGAGGAGAACCGTGTGGCCCTGCTCTCGCAACCGGCGGATTGTTTGCATGATTTCGCGGACCACTAGGGGAGCGAGGCCAACGGAGGGCTCATCCATGAGCAGGAGGCGGGGTTTGGCCATGAGGCTCCGTCCGATGGCGACCATCTGCTGCAGGCCGCCGCTTAAAGTCCCGGCCGGTGCCTTTAATTTTTCCTTTAAGGCCGGGAAGAGGTCGAGGATCTTGGCCAGTTCTTCGCTCAGTAACCTTTTGTCCCGCTGGTAGCGGTGGAAGGCACCGAGAAGCAGGTTGTCGCGGACGCTGAGCGAAAGGAAGAGCTGTCTGTTCTCCGGAACGAGGCTGATACCTCTGCGGACGATGGCCTCGGGAGAGAGGCCCTTAAGGGAATTCCCTTGAAAGATGATCTCGCCGCTCGCCAGCGGGTAGAGGCCGGCAAGCGCGCCTAAGAAGGTACTCTTTCCCGCGCCGTTTGCCCCTAAGACAGCGATCACTTCCCCTGGATTTACGCTAAGCGAGACCTGGGTCAGGGCCCGGATGTGCCCGCGGTAGACGGTGATTTCACGGACATTCAGCATGCCTCTTCCTCCTCTTCCCCCAGGTAAGCGGCGATTACTTCCCGGTTGCGCTGAATTTCGGCGGGGGTTCCGGTGGCGATAACGGTGCCGAAGTTGAGCACCACCACCCGGTCGGCGAGGCCCATGACGGTGTCCATGTCGTGTTCTACCAGGATGAGGGTGTGTCCTGCTTCTGGAAGCGTACGCAAAAAACGCGCGAGGGCCTCGGATTCCGCGTTATTAAGGCCCGCGGCAGGCTCGTCCAGGAGCAGGATCTCCGGCTGCCCGGCCAGCGCCCGGGCAATCTCGAGCAGGCGCTGCTGCCCGAAGGGAAGGCTCCCGGCCGGCCAGTCGGCTTTATCTGCCAGCCCCAATCTGTTCAGTAGCCTGACGGCTTCCCGGTAAAGTTCCCGGTCTTCCCGCATTACGCCAGGACGCCGCAGGAGCGCTTTAAAAAAACCGGTCCGGTGCAAACGGTAAAAACCAACCATCACGTTTTCGGCCACCGTTAAGGTGGTGAAGAGCTCGAGGTTCTGAAAGGTGCGGCTTATCCCCAGGCGAGCAATCTGGAAGGGTTTGAGACCATTAAGCCGTCTATCTTTAAAGATGATTTCCCCTTCATCAGGGCGAAGGTTTCCGGTAACCACGTTGAAGAGGGTGGTTTTCCCAGCCCCGTTCGGTCCGATGAGCGCCAGGATTTCACCCCGTTCCAGCGAAAAACTCACCCTGTTTAGCGCTAGGAGCCCACCGAAACGCTTGGTGAGATTGTTTACCGCAAACATCCTTCTTCCTCCATTTTCCCGGTCGTGGCGCCCTGGAAGGCGCGCGGCGCGAGGAGTCCTTGCGGCCGGAAGAGCATGATCAGGACGAAGATAAGACCGAAAAAGATGATCTCAAACTCGCCGCCCGCTTCCGGCATGATTATTCTGACCGCCCACCGGAGGAATTCGGTAAGCCCGACGATGATTGCGGCTCCTAAAAGCGGCCCCCATAGGGTTCCCAGCCCCCCGATCACCACCATAAGGACGAATTCGACCGAGGCGGTGAAGCTGAAAGGGGAGGGGCTGATGAAGGTGACCCAGAAGGCGTAAAGGGCACCGGCGAGCCCAGCTAAGCAAGCGCTCAGCCCAAAGGCCTGTACTTTCAGCGTTGTGGTGTCGATCCCGGCGGCTTCCGTAGCCTTTTCGCTGGCGTGGATCGCCCTGAAGGCCCGTCCTACGGGTGAGCGGGTGAGGTTGTCGATACTGACCAGTACGAGGCTGAGGATGACCCAGACGAGGTAGTAGTACTTCCAGTCGCGGTCCAGGATGAAGGGTCCGAGAGAAAGATACGGGATACCGGTGAGACCTGAGGGTCCGCCGGTGAGCCCGGCGAATTCCTTGAAAAGCGCATAGACGAGAATACCGAAGCCCAGGGTGGCCAGTGCTAGGTAGTGCTCCCGGAGGCGTAAAATCGAGCGGCCGATGATAAGCGCCACCAGGGTAGGCAGCACGGGCGCCACGACAAGACAGAGGAGCGGTGGCAGGTGACAGCGCGTAGCCAGGATGGCGGCGGTATAGGCACCGAGTCCGTAAAAAGCCGCCTGGCCGAAAGAAACCTGTCCTGCATACCCCATCAGGACCCCCAGGCCTTCGGCAACGATGGCGTAAAGCGCAATAAGGATAAGAATTCCCAAGATATAGGTGCTTTTAATGATGAGCGGCAAGGAGACGATAACACCGCAGAATAAGAGCCGGCAGCAGGAGTTGCGCGAAACCAAGAAATCCATCTCCTTAAGGTTTAAGCGCTATTTCGGGTTGAACCTAAGATGCCCGTTGGCCGGGTCAGGAGCACCGCGATCATAACCACCATCGCGATCGCATCCTTCAATCCGGAGGAGACCATTCCGGCGGCGAAAGCCTCCAGGACCCCAAGCAGAATGCCGCCAATAATGGCTCCCGTGGCGTTTGTTACGCCGCCCAGGATGGCGGCCACAAAACCTTTAAGTCCCAGCATAAACCCCATGTCATAGGTAGCCATAGTGATGGGCGTAATGAAGATGCCCGCCAGGGCGGCAATGGCGCCGCTGAAGGTGAAGGCGAAAAGGGATAGGCGACCGGGGTTAATTCCTACCAGCCGGGCTGCCGTCTGGTTCATCATTGCCGCCCGCACCGCCTTGCCGGTATAGGTGAACTCAAAGAAGATGAAGAGCAGGCTTACGGCCACCACCGCCAGGCCCAGAATGAATAGGCTCTGCGGAACAAGCGAGGCACCTAAGAGCCGCAGCGGCGGGGCGGTAACGAAAGGAGGAAGAGTGTAGGGGTACGTCTTCCAGATGAGAAGAGCCGCACCCCGTAAGACAATCGACACGGCAATGGTAATAATGATTAAACTTAGAACTGAGGCGTTGCGGGCGGGGTGAATCGTTGCGCGCTCCACGAGGGCACCAACCAAACCGGCGACCAGGACGGCTATGCAATAAGATAGGGTGGCCGGTAAGCCTGCGTGAAGCAGGCTTACCGCGGTGAGTGCCCCGATCGTCACGAATTCCCCAATCGCAAGGTTGAAGATCCCGGTGATGTTAAAAGTAACCACCAAAGCCAAGGCGATCAAAGCGTAAATACTGCCTGTCGTCAGCCCACTTAAGAGATACTGGATGTACTGGCTTTCGGTGCCCAACAGTCATATCCTCCTACTGTAAAAGGTGCCACTTACCATCCTTCACTTCTACGAGGACCATCGCATCCTCGCCAAGGCCGCTGTGGTCCTGGGCCGACATGTTGAAGACACCGCTTACGCCTACAAATCCGGTGGTCTGTTCAAGCGCGTCCCGGATCTTTGCCCGGTCTGGACCGGCCTGCTTGATCGCGTTAACGAGCAGGTAGAAAGCATCATAGGCGTGGCCGCTAAAGGTCGTCGGCCGCACGTGGTACTTTTTCTGGTAATCGGCAATGAACTTCAGTAATACCTGTTTCTGCGGGTCGTTATCCGGGAGCTGTTCGGCAACCAGGAGCTTGCCCATCGGGGCAACGACACCGTTTGCGGCATCACCGGCGAGTTCGAGGA
Encoded proteins:
- a CDS encoding ABC transporter ATP-binding protein, yielding MLNVREITVYRGHIRALTQVSLSVNPGEVIAVLGANGAGKSTFLGALAGLYPLASGEIIFQGNSLKGLSPEAIVRRGISLVPENRQLFLSLSVRDNLLLGAFHRYQRDKRLLSEELAKILDLFPALKEKLKAPAGTLSGGLQQMVAIGRSLMAKPRLLLMDEPSVGLAPLVVREIMQTIRRLREQGHTVLLVEQNARAALKVADRAVLLEQGRIVLSGSPSELARSSSLYTAYLGYTAPA
- a CDS encoding ABC transporter ATP-binding protein, which encodes MFAVNNLTKRFGGLLALNRVSFSLERGEILALIGPNGAGKTTLFNVVTGNLRPDEGEIIFKDRRLNGLKPFQIARLGISRTFQNLELFTTLTVAENVMVGFYRLHRTGFFKALLRRPGVMREDRELYREAVRLLNRLGLADKADWPAGSLPFGQQRLLEIARALAGQPEILLLDEPAAGLNNAESEALARFLRTLPEAGHTLILVEHDMDTVMGLADRVVVLNFGTVIATGTPAEIQRNREVIAAYLGEEEEEAC
- a CDS encoding branched-chain amino acid ABC transporter permease, which translates into the protein MVSRNSCCRLLFCGVIVSLPLIIKSTYILGILILIALYAIVAEGLGVLMGYAGQVSFGQAAFYGLGAYTAAILATRCHLPPLLCLVVAPVLPTLVALIIGRSILRLREHYLALATLGFGILVYALFKEFAGLTGGPSGLTGIPYLSLGPFILDRDWKYYYLVWVILSLVLVSIDNLTRSPVGRAFRAIHASEKATEAAGIDTTTLKVQAFGLSACLAGLAGALYAFWVTFISPSPFSFTASVEFVLMVVIGGLGTLWGPLLGAAIIVGLTEFLRWAVRIIMPEAGGEFEIIFFGLIFVLIMLFRPQGLLAPRAFQGATTGKMEEEGCLR
- a CDS encoding branched-chain amino acid ABC transporter permease; the protein is MGTESQYIQYLLSGLTTGSIYALIALALVVTFNITGIFNLAIGEFVTIGALTAVSLLHAGLPATLSYCIAVLVAGLVGALVERATIHPARNASVLSLIIITIAVSIVLRGAALLIWKTYPYTLPPFVTAPPLRLLGASLVPQSLFILGLAVVAVSLLFIFFEFTYTGKAVRAAMMNQTAARLVGINPGRLSLFAFTFSGAIAALAGIFITPITMATYDMGFMLGLKGFVAAILGGVTNATGAIIGGILLGVLEAFAAGMVSSGLKDAIAMVVMIAVLLTRPTGILGSTRNSA